From Coffea arabica cultivar ET-39 chromosome 2e, Coffea Arabica ET-39 HiFi, whole genome shotgun sequence, the proteins below share one genomic window:
- the LOC113728844 gene encoding furcatin hydrolase-like: MASRGIGLHVLLFLALFFSLSGLSFGVAPKNISTFNRKSFPQDFIFGAASAAYQYEGAAFEDGRGPSIWDTFSHQYPNKIADHSTGDMAVDFYHRYKEDIKLMKFLGLDSFRMSISWSRVIPHGKLSKGVNKAGIAFYNNLIDELLANGITPFVTIFHWDVPQPLEDEYGGFLSPRIVDDFLDFAELCFKEFGDRVKHWTTVNEPLTFCVAGYDSGILAPGRCSAWRNNDCPAGNSAAEPYLVAHNILLSHAAISNLYREKYKASQNGEVGIVLNPTWYVPYSNSKADTEAAQRAIDFVYGWFLDPLVFGDYPQSMRRLVGKRLPRFTREQSQLVKGSLDFLGVNYYTSNFAANAHFHNGPNNSYTTDNQANLTTERNGLAIGEAEGVPLYVYPQGLRDVLVYTKNKYGNPTIYITENGFGETNITKVEGGVKDLQRARFYQAHLRAVKEAIGNGVNVKGFFPWTFMDDWEWNSGFTERFGLVFVDFKNGLKRYPKSSALWFKKFLQS; the protein is encoded by the exons ATGGCTTCTCGAGGCATTGGTTTACATGTCCTCCTATTCttggctcttttcttttccttgagtGGGCTTTCATTTGGGGTAGCACCCAAAAATATTTCAACTTTCAACCGCAAAAGTTTCCCTCAAGATTTCATATTTGGAGCAGCTTCAGCTGCCTATCAG TATGAAGGAGCAGCATTCGAAGATGGAAGGGGACCGAGTATATGGGATACCTTTAGCCACCAATATCCAA ATAAAATAGCGGATCATAGCACTGGTGACATGGCTGTTGATTTCTATCATCGTTACAAG GAGGACATCAAACTCATGAAATTCTTAGGGTTGGATTCTTTCAGAATGTCCATCTCATGGTCAAGAGTTATACCTC ATGGGAAGCTGAGTAAAGGTGTGAACAAGGCAGGCATTGCATTTTACAACAACCTCATTGATGAGCTTCTAGCAAACG GTATAACACCATTTGTAACAATTTTCCACTGGGATGTTCCTCAACCTTTGGAAGATGAGTATGGTGGATTTCTAAGCCCGCGCATTGT GGATGATTTTCTAGATTTCGCAGAACTTTGTTTCAAGGAATTTGGTGATAGAGTCAAGCATTGGACCACTGTTAATGAGCCATTGACATTTTGTGTAGCTGGGTATGACTCCGGCATCTTAGCCCCCGGCCGGTGCTCAGCTTGGAGGAACAACGACTGCCCAGCGGGCAACTCCGCAGCCGAGCCTTACTTGGTTGCCCACAATATTCTCCTCTCCCATGCAGCAATTTCTAACCTGTATAGGGAGAAGTACAAG GCATCACAAAATGGTGAAGTAGGAATTGTGTTGAACCCAACTTGGTACGTGCCTTATTCCAATAGTAAGGCCGACACCGAAGCTGCACAACGCGCAATCGACTTCGTGTATGGATG GTTTTTGGACCCCTTAGTTTTCGGGGATTACCCACAAAGCATGCGTCGTCTCGTGGGTAAAAGGTTACCAAGATTCACGAGGGAGCAATCCCAGTTGGTGAAAGGTTCCTTGGATTTCCTTGGAGTGAATTATTATACCTCAAATTTTGCAGCAAATGCCCACTTCCATAATGGTCCTAATAATAGCTATACAACTGATAATCAAGCTAATCTGACAA CGGAAAGGAATGGACTAGCTATTGGTGAGGCG GAAGGAGTACCACTTTATGTGTATCCTCAAGGTCTTCGTGATGTTCTTGTCTATACAAAGAACAAGTACGGGAATCCAACCATTTATATTACAGAAAATG GATTTGGTGAGACTAATATAACTAAAGTTGAAGGAGGGGTCAAGGATTTGCAAAGAGCACGCTTCTATCAAGCCCATCTAAGGGCAGTCAAAGAAGCCATTGG caaTGGCGTCAACGTGAAGGGCTTCTTTCCTTGGACATTCATGGACGATTGGGAATGGAATTCAGGTTTCACAGAGAGATTTGGTTTGGTCTTTGTTGACTTCAAAAATGGATTGAAGAGATACCCCAAAAGTTCAGCTCTTTGGTTCAAGAAATTCCTCCAGTCCTAA